In Lates calcarifer isolate ASB-BC8 linkage group LG4, TLL_Latcal_v3, whole genome shotgun sequence, a genomic segment contains:
- the LOC108882446 gene encoding uncharacterized protein LOC108882446 yields the protein MIHAVRSVMMKCRETELDYSKRLADAVKEKSKRLEPQREPLPVYKVPLIEEKINVAGCKRFRFGKQSFKRNRTIMVLGATGAGKSTLINGMINYILGVKWEDSYRFKLVDEGQSKSQAESQTSEVTVYKLNHQKGFEIDHSLTIVDTPGFGDTRGIERDRMIIEQLRNLFSAQLGVTEIDAVCFVAQASLARLTPTQKYVFDSVLSIFGKDVAENIRVLVTFADGQRPPVLEAINASGVPCPKTKDGLPVHFKFNNSALFAQNTSSAAERGSEDDEGEDEDENFDLMFWNMGTKSMKRFFAALNKIETKSLTMTKEVLRERQQLENSVENLQKQVKVGLAKLEEIKETSEKLKEHEAEINRNENFEFEVTVKKPVQVDISGSGVFLTNCQQCHFTCHDNCAYANDADKIHCCAMGSNGYCTQCPSKCHWSVHFNMKYKFEYKEVKEKRTVKELKEKYLEASQAKRPVQALIDRLKAEYDDVQNEVVKLMEMSSKCLNRLKEIALKPNPLSTPEYIDMLIEGEKSEAKPGWNQRVQSLTDMRKQAEIMAKVDRGEKLLQSPQ from the coding sequence ATGATTCATGCTGTCAGGTCAGTCATGATGAAATGTAGAGAAACAGAGCTAGACTACAGTAAACGACTCGCTGAtgctgttaaagaaaaaagcaaacGTCTGGAACCTCAGAGAGAGCCTCTCCCTGTTTATAAAGTTCCCCTGATTGAAGAGAAAATCAATGTGGCTGGATGCAAACGTTTCAGGTTTGGGAAACAGTCCTTTAAACGTAATCGCACCATAATGGTTCTTGGAGCAACTGGTGCTGGAAAATCAACTCTCATCAATGGGATGATCAATTACATTCTGGGTGTTAAATGGGAGGATTCATATCGGTTTAAATTAGTTGATGAAGGTCAGTCAAAGTCTCAAGCTGAAAGCCAGACCTCTGAAGTCACTGTGTACAAACTCAACCATCAGAAAGGTTTTGAAATAGATCACTCACTGACCATTGTTGACACTCCAGGCTTTGGAGACACAAGAGGCatagaaagagacagaatgaTCATAGAGCAGCTACGTAATCTCTTCTCTGCTCAGCTCGGTGTCACTGAAATTGATGCTGTGTGTTTCGTTGCTCAGGCTTCTTTAGCTCGACTCACACCAACACAGAAATATGTGTTTGATTCAGTGCTCTCAATCTTTGGCAAAGATGTGGCAGAAAACATCAGGGTTCTGGTGACATTTGCAGACGGCCAACGTCCTCCAGTTCTAGAGGCAATCAATGCTTCAGGTGTCCCATGTCCTAAAACAAAAGACGGACTGCCAGTTCACTTCAAGTTCAATAATTCAGCCTTGTTTGCTCAGAACACAtcatctgcagcagagagagggagtgaggatgatgaaggtgaagatgaagatgaaaactTTGATCTGATGTTCTGGAACATGGGCACAAAAAGCATGAAGAGGTTTTTTGCTGCTTTGAATAAAATAGAAACCAAGAGCTTGACAATGACAAAGGAGgtcctcagagagagacagcagctcGAGAATTCAGTTGAGAATTTGCAGAAGCAGGTTAAAGTTGGGTTAGCCAAGCTTGAGGAGATAAAAGAGACGAGTGAAAAACTTAAAGAGCACGAGGCAGAGATCAACAGGAATGAGAATTTTGAGTTTGAAGTCACTGTCAAAAAGCCTGTTCAGGTTGACATTTCTGGTTCTGGAGTTTTCCTCACCAACTGTCAGCAGTGTCATTTTACCTGTCATGATAATTGTGCCTATGCAAATGATGCAGATAAAATACACTGCTGTGCAATGGGATCTAACGGATACTGTACTCAGTGTCCAAGCAAGTGTCACTGGAGTGTACATTTTAATATGAAGTACAAATTTGAGTACAAggaagttaaagaaaaaagaacagtgAAAGAGCTGAAAGAAAAGTACCTTGAAGCCTCACAGGCTAAGAGACCTGTACAGGCACTGATTGACAGGCTGAAAGCTGAATATGATGATGTGCAGAATGAGGTGGTGAAACTGATGGAGATGTCTTCAAAGTGTCTGAACAGACTTAAAGAGATAGCACTGAAGCCAAATCCTCTGTCCACTCCAGAGTACATTGACATGCTCATTGAGGGAGAGAAGTCAGAGGCCAAACCAGGCTGGAACCAACGAGTTCAGTCCCTGACGGACATGAGAAAGCAAGCAGAGATCATGGCTAAAgtagacagaggagagaaactcCTCCAGAGTCCACAGTGA